One genomic window of Candidatus Binataceae bacterium includes the following:
- a CDS encoding phytanoyl-CoA dioxygenase family protein, with translation MTTNLPNRFEFLSDAWLDEARKFLERECNNHKEQLGGRAFSMSERLTDAPPHLKFDGDVASWSLQYDGESINVTREFNTSADLTIEGDYQAALAGAQFVGVLAPGAWEVMVREVATMFGRDAIRVKGALKDNATNLMGALHDHLGRRTVENPDLAHRAARQGLSGKIREMEEKGYTVIERAISPEFADEVRRATLRALLPHQTFSMNWMLYHGREFEQLIQNPLLMTLIDASLGRGAVIASFSCIKKGPGPGVIPMHTDYAHVPEPYPEFSLTGVGVWALEDWRIESGPTYLVPGSHRLRRPPRPGECNDGAVPIEMPKGSVVYFTQGVWHGQGDRTEGGDRVTLHAHFNRGILRSLEPKKTDVQMLHRNSPRLGEMLGEDDWFDKMSAAGRDHLRFAYMQQLLAYTDKQKRVILAGAGAPNELQRS, from the coding sequence ATGACAACCAACCTGCCGAATCGCTTTGAATTTCTGTCGGATGCCTGGCTCGACGAGGCGCGCAAGTTCCTCGAGCGCGAGTGCAATAACCACAAGGAGCAGTTAGGCGGGCGGGCTTTTTCGATGAGCGAGCGCCTTACCGATGCTCCTCCCCATCTAAAATTCGACGGCGACGTCGCGTCGTGGAGCCTGCAGTATGACGGGGAAAGCATCAATGTCACGCGCGAGTTCAATACCAGCGCGGACCTGACCATCGAGGGCGACTACCAGGCCGCGTTGGCGGGCGCGCAATTCGTGGGCGTCCTTGCTCCCGGAGCATGGGAGGTGATGGTGCGCGAGGTTGCCACCATGTTTGGCAGGGATGCGATTCGGGTGAAGGGCGCGCTGAAGGACAACGCCACCAACCTTATGGGCGCGCTGCACGATCACCTGGGCCGGCGCACGGTGGAAAATCCCGACCTCGCACATCGCGCGGCGCGGCAGGGCCTCTCGGGCAAAATCCGTGAAATGGAGGAGAAAGGCTACACGGTTATCGAGCGTGCCATCTCACCGGAATTCGCCGACGAGGTGCGCCGCGCGACCCTGCGCGCATTGTTGCCGCACCAGACCTTCTCGATGAACTGGATGCTCTATCATGGACGCGAATTCGAGCAGCTCATCCAGAATCCTCTGCTGATGACGCTCATCGATGCGTCGCTCGGCCGCGGCGCCGTCATCGCGTCCTTCAGTTGCATCAAGAAGGGACCCGGTCCGGGCGTCATTCCGATGCATACGGACTACGCACACGTGCCGGAGCCATACCCGGAATTCTCGCTGACGGGTGTGGGCGTATGGGCGCTGGAAGACTGGCGCATCGAATCCGGGCCCACCTATCTGGTGCCCGGAAGCCACAGGCTGCGCCGCCCACCGCGGCCCGGCGAGTGCAACGACGGCGCGGTGCCCATCGAGATGCCGAAGGGGTCGGTGGTGTATTTCACGCAGGGCGTGTGGCATGGGCAGGGCGATCGAACCGAAGGCGGTGATCGCGTCACGCTCCACGCGCATTTCAACCGCGGAATTCTGCGCAGCCTCGAGCCCAAGAAGACCGACGTGCAGATGCTCCATCGGAATTCGCCGCGCCTGGGCGAGATGCTCGGAGAGGACGACTGGTTCGACAAAATGTCCGCGGCTGGACGAGATCACCTGCGTTTTGCCTACATGCAGCAGTTGCTCGCTTATACAGACAAGCAGAAGCGAGTGATTCTCGCCGGAGCGGGAGCGCCGAACGAGCTGCAGCGGTCCTGA